The DNA window AAAGCCATCGCTTTTATAGCCATAGTAGTTATCAATAGCAATCCCTTTGTACCAGATTTTATCGTTATCATCTTTAAAGATCAATGTGTCTCCATTTCTGTAGCCAGCTTTCAGCACTTTATTTCTGTTGTCAAACAACATAGCGCCTATGCTATAACCAAGATTACCGATCTTATCCTGCCATTGTACCGAAATTTCGTATCCGTTATTTTCTACTTCTCCGATATTAAAAGCTGCTTCAAGTGAGTTAGAGCCGGTGATGGGCGGTACCGGGAACCTCGAATAGATCAGATCGTAAGAGTTCTTCTTGTAAGCTTCTGCTGTCAGGGTAAGCCTGTTATTCAACAGCGTCAGCTCCAGTCCGATGTTTCCCTGTTTTTGTTTTTCCCAGGTGAAATTCATGTTGGGTACACGCATCAGCCATCCCCATTCGTTTACGTTCTCTTCCCATAAATAGGGGTCTACGTTCTCATTACCTATCAGGCCATAGGAAGCACGTAATTTGAGGTTATTGATAATACTATTATTTACCAGCCCCTTCATGAATTGTTCATTGGTAATATTCCAGGCTACAGCGCCTGCAGGAAAAAAGCCCCACTGCTTGCCAGGAGCAAATTTACTGCTGCCATCCCCGCGGGCGGTGAACTCCAGGATGTACCTGTTGTTAAAAGAGTAGTTCAGCTTTCCGAAAAAAGAAGCCTTGGCAATTTCTTTATAGTCGGTATAATTGAAGCTCATCACCTCTGAGCCGGCGGTGACATATATTTTGTCGGCCTGATGACGAAGGCTGCCTGTATAGTTAAGCAGTCCGCGGGCAGTCAACTGACTTTGACTAACGTCCTGGTCAGCTCCCACTTCATTCTTCCATATTTTCACCGGTTTGCCGTTACCATCGTAAAATTTGAAAGTTTCCCGCTGACGTTTATTCGCCGATTTGCTAATCTGATAGGACACATTGCCTTCCAGGCTGAGATGTTTGCTGATATTATATCTTGGCCGCAGGTTCACGGAGCTGAAATCATACAGATTATTCCGGGAGCCTCCGCGGTTGATGGAAGCGATCGGATTCATGTCGTTGTACAACATATAATGCTCGGGGATATCACTGGAGGGATAGTATATCTGTTGGGTAGGATTCATTTTCCAGAGATTTTCATACAACCCTGTTCCATCGTCGTTTTCCTTCAGCCGGTTAATTTGCAGGCGATGGGCGTAGAAATCAGCCAGTAAAACAAATTTATCTGCTATATTCACATTGGTATTAAATCGTGCAGAGTATTTACCGGAGCCTTCGTATGAGTTAAGACCATTTTCTTTCAGGTATCCCATCATCAGGTTGAAAGAGCCGATACCGCCGCCTCCGGAAACACTCATGGAAATATTTTGTGAATTGGCCCTGCGCCGCATTCCTTCTTTCATCCAGTCTACAGAAGGAGTTTCTCCGGATCCCATCTTGCGGATGTCTTCGTCGGTAAAAAGAGGCGTTTGTCCCTGAATATTTCGGGCTTCGTTGTTTAACTTCATATAGTCGATGCCGTTAACGAATTTGGGAAGATCGATAGGTTGTTGTAATGCGCCCCATGAGTTAACATCTACCTTAAACCGTCCCATTTGCCCGCGCTCCGTTTCTATGATGATTACGCCGTTGGCGCCCCGGGAACCATACATAGAGGCAGATGCCGCGTCTTTCAGTACCGTGATGCTTTTCACCTGATTGGGATCTATATCATTTAAACTTTGCTCCATTCCGTCTACAATAACGAGGGGACTGGCATTCTGTAAAGTGCTGATACCTCTGATCGTAATGCCGGGTACACTACCAGGTAAGTTAGTGGTTTGTTGAATGGTAACACCCGGGACGGTGCCGGTAAATGCCTCCTGCAGTTTAGCTATGGGTCTGGTTTTGGTTAATTTTACATCTACCTGGGCAACTGAGGACGCCACATGCCGGCGTTCTACTTCAGAGAA is part of the Chitinophaga flava genome and encodes:
- a CDS encoding SusC/RagA family TonB-linked outer membrane protein, encoding MRFTVFLLLAVCLQCSAVALSQQITLSEKNVPLKKVLKEMATQAGVSIAYSETLMSATKPVTIEVKNASMERALEIALHDQPVRYTINNGRILLNSRSHAVADSALIVTGRVTNEKGEPIPGASILIKGTNIGMATSNDGRFEIKIPRENVTLIISAIGFQPTEISAQSQTNMEIRLKTGTRSLSEVVVMGFSEVERRHVASSVAQVDVKLTKTRPIAKLQEAFTGTVPGVTIQQTTNLPGSVPGITIRGISTLQNASPLVIVDGMEQSLNDIDPNQVKSITVLKDAASASMYGSRGANGVIIIETERGQMGRFKVDVNSWGALQQPIDLPKFVNGIDYMKLNNEARNIQGQTPLFTDEDIRKMGSGETPSVDWMKEGMRRRANSQNISMSVSGGGGIGSFNLMMGYLKENGLNSYEGSGKYSARFNTNVNIADKFVLLADFYAHRLQINRLKENDDGTGLYENLWKMNPTQQIYYPSSDIPEHYMLYNDMNPIASINRGGSRNNLYDFSSVNLRPRYNISKHLSLEGNVSYQISKSANKRQRETFKFYDGNGKPVKIWKNEVGADQDVSQSQLTARGLLNYTGSLRHQADKIYVTAGSEVMSFNYTDYKEIAKASFFGKLNYSFNNRYILEFTARGDGSSKFAPGKQWGFFPAGAVAWNITNEQFMKGLVNNSIINNLKLRASYGLIGNENVDPYLWEENVNEWGWLMRVPNMNFTWEKQKQGNIGLELTLLNNRLTLTAEAYKKNSYDLIYSRFPVPPITGSNSLEAAFNIGEVENNGYEISVQWQDKIGNLGYSIGAMLFDNRNKVLKAGYRNGDTLIFKDDNDKIWYKGIAIDNYYGYKSDGFFRDQRDVDATRAKLPNMLPGDIKYVDQNGDGIINDADKINLGDPFPHLNYSVTVALQYKNWDFNLLGQGVGKRTGRLNGLEGYPVLVDGSSNSLGRPRQYYADNRWTPETPDSRFPRVWTGSSTNAYLSDVWLGNAAFFRVKVLQLGYTFPLQGKTIRNVRVYVNAQDAITFTRWEGLEPERDGGNGNYPRMAVYSLGVRATLF